One stretch of Arachis duranensis cultivar V14167 chromosome 1, aradu.V14167.gnm2.J7QH, whole genome shotgun sequence DNA includes these proteins:
- the LOC107466575 gene encoding uncharacterized protein LOC107466575: protein MLTVNAPRAILKCHSHQDSAPSLHQTYNYYKTNNVNFIINCNSAFPKPPSATPCGNIFHSSSFSGKCDKHHKSLHLWHCGLHDSISSEDEYRSSRNIAISLFRRYRNFIDRGGGDNLKEFITAGVNAYALGCTDEGLRKELTDIKDSGTEIEAMSSYGGSTSLKSKIISEEVDECIFWLSIIFITILCTPQPTIVRWSSTPPVSDEVRLQWKGFCALIANAYYMKGMAWLPVKTLQLEQTAVMGQAEEPSVVASRMRLVFSTLEVVSPQWPKV, encoded by the exons ATGCTAACGGTGAATGCTCCCAGAGCTATTCTAAAGTGCCATTCACATCAAGATTCAGCACCATCACTGCACCAaacttataattattataaaacaaataatgttaattttataataaattgcAATTCTGCTTTTCCTAAACCACCTTCTGCTACTCCCTGTGGCAATATATTTCATAGTTCCTCCTTCTCCGGCAAGTGCGATAAGCACCACAAGAGCCTTCATCTATGGCACTGCGGGTTGCACGATTCCATCTCATCGGAGGATGAATATCGATCCTCGCGCAACATAGCGATCAGCTTGTTTAGGCGTTACCGGAACTTCATTGATCGTGGTGGAGGTGACAATCTAAAA GAGTTCATCACTGCGGGGGTAAATGCGTATGCACTTGGATGCACTGATGAAGGATTGAGGAAAGAGCTTACTGATATAAAGGACTCTGGCACTGAAATTGAAGCAATGTCAAGTTACGGTGGAAGCACCAGCTTGAAATCTAAGATCATCTCAGAGGAG GTTGATGAGTGCATTTTTTGGTTAAGCATTATATTCATCACAATCTTGTGTACACCACAACCAACTATTGTTAGGTGGTCGTCGACGCCTCCAGTGTCAGATGAAGTGAGACTCCAGTGGAAAGGCTTCTGTGCTCTTATAGCGAATGCATATTATATGAAGGGAATGGCTTG GCTTCCGGTAAAGACTCTTCAACTTGAACAAACAGCTGTGATGGGTCAAGCTGAGGAACCATCGGTTGTTGCTAGCCGGATGAGATTAGTCTTTAGCACACTTGAG GTAGTGAGTCCACAGTGGCCAAAAGTATAA
- the LOC107467464 gene encoding probable F-box protein At4g22030, translating to MASLQVSSLISSSSSQKQAMLQAKAAIHVPNFPRAPKLPSLPTTNTLFQELNNGFTHSSSILPVLQDNNDSSNNVNCSCSSKSKATMHQLYAILEAVSDRVEMHHNVGEQRNNWNTLLLNSINMITLTATVMCGMAAASGAAAGAPVLALKLSSALLFSAATGMVVIMNKIQPSQLAEEQRNATRLFKQLEAEIETIIALGNPSKEDVKRSMKKVLALDKAYPLPLLGAMLEKFPQKFEPAVWWPSSKRRTIRFNEKKGEINNNGWDKGLEMEMREVVEVMKKKDVEDYERLGNLVLKINKTLAIAGPLLTGIAAVGSCFVRQGSWASVVPLVAGALATAVNAFEHGGQVGMVAEMYRSTAGFFRQTQDWIQETIEEEIEEREDGELFEMKLALKLGRSLSQLRDLAAKSAYSRIEGTPIDEFASKIF from the coding sequence ATGGCTTCTTTACAGGTTTCGTCTTtgatttcttcatcttcttcacaaAAACAAGCAATGTTACAAGCCAAAGCCGCTATCCATGTCCCTAACTTCCCCAGAGCTCCAAAACTACCATCATTACCAACCACCAATACTCTCTTTCAGGAACTCAACAATGGCTTCACTCACTCATCATCAATTTTACCAGTACTGCAAGATAACAATGATTCAAGCAACAATGTTAACTGCAGTTGTTCATCAAAATCAAAAGCTACCATGCATCAGCTCTATGCGATTCTAGAAGCAGTGTCAGACAGGGTGGAAATGCATCACAACGTGGGGGAGCAGCGTAACAACTGGAACACCCTCCTTCTCAACTCCATAAACATGATCACTCTCACCGCCACCGTCATGTGCGGCATGGCAGCCGCAAGTGGCGCCGCGGCCGGTGCTCCAGTTTTGGCTCTGAAACTATCCTCTGCGCTTCTGTTTTCTGCAGCCACGGGAATGGTGGTCATCATGAACAAGATCCAGCCGTCACAGCTTGCAGAGGAGCAACGCAATGCCACGAGGCTGTTCAAACAGCTTGAGGCCGAAATCGAAACCATAATCGCTCTTGGAAATCCCAGCAAGGAAGACGTGAAGCGTTCAATGAAGAAGGTGTTGGCACTTGACAAAGCTTACCCTCTTCCCTTGCTTGGAGCCATGCTTGAAAAGTTCCCTCAGAAATTCGAACCCGCTGTTTGGTGGCCTTCTTCAAAGAGAAGAACCATCCGATTCAACGAAAAAAAGGGAGAGATAAATAATAATGGATGGGATAAGGGTCTGGAAATGGAAATGAGAGAGGTGGTTgaagtgatgaagaagaaggacgTGGAGGACTATGAGAGATTAGGgaatttggtgttgaaaatcAACAAGACTCTCGCCATTGCAGGTCCTTTACTCACTGGAATTGCGGCGGTTGGGTCTTGTTTCGTGAGGCAAGGTTCATGGGCAAGCGTTGTTCCTCTCGTGGCGGGGGCATTGGCCACGGCGGTGAATGCATTCGAGCATGGTGGACAGGTTGGGATGGTGGCTGAGATGTATAGGAGCACCGCAGGGTTCTTCAGGCAGACACAAGATTGGATCCAAGAAACcattgaagaagagattgagGAAAGAGAGGATGGGGAGTTGTTTGAGATGAAGCTGGCTTTGAAATTGGGAAGGAGTTTGTCACAGTTGAGAGATCTTGCTGCAAAGTCGGCGTATTCTCGTATAGAGGGAACTCCCATTGATGAATTTGCTAGCAAGATCTTCTAA